A window of the Equus asinus isolate D_3611 breed Donkey chromosome 20, EquAss-T2T_v2, whole genome shotgun sequence genome harbors these coding sequences:
- the CAVIN3 gene encoding caveolae-associated protein 3 codes for MGESALEPGPVPGAPAGGPVHAVTVVTLLEKLATMLEALQERQGGLARRQGGLAGSVRRIQSGLGALSRSHDTTSNTLAQLLAKAERVGSHADAAQERAVHRAAQVQRLEANHGLLVARGKLHVLLFKEEAEIPASAFQKAPEPLGPADQSEPGLEQPAVEVEESSDEEPVESRARRLRRTGLQKVQSLRRALSGRKGPAAPTPTPVKPPRLGPGRSAEGRSEAQPALESRQEPEPPQDTEEDPGRPGAAEAAVLQLESAA; via the exons ATGGGGGAGAGCGCGCTGGAGCCGGGGCCTGTGCCCGGAGCGCCAGCGGGGGGCCCGGTGCACGCCGTGACAGTGGTGACCCTGCTGGAGAAGCTGGCCACCATGCTGGAGGCGCTGCAGGAGCGGCAGGGGGGCCTGGCTCGCAGGCAGGGCGGCCTGGCGGGCTCCGTGCGCCGCATCCAGAGCGGCCTGGGCGCGCTGAGTCGCAGCCACGACACCACGAGCAACACGCTGGCGCAGCTGCTGGCCAAGGCGGAGCGCGTGGGCTCGCACGCCGACGCCGCCCAGGAGCGCGCCGTGCACCGCGCCGCCCAGGTGCAGCGGCTGGAGGCAAACCACGGGCTGCTGGTGGCGCGCGGGAAGCTCCACGTCCTGCTCTTCAAG GAGGAGGCTGAAATCCCAGCCAGCGCCTTCCAGAAGGCTCCGGAGCCCTTAGGCCCAGCCGACCAGTCCGAGCCCGGCCTAGAGCAGCCGGCGGTGGAAGTTGAGGAGAGCTCCGACGAGGAGCCGGTGGAGTCCAGGGCACGGCGGCTGCGGCGCACCGGGTTGCAGAAGGTACAGAGCCTGCGAAGGGCTCTTTCGGGCCGCAAAGGTCCTGCAGCACCAACTCCCACGCCTGTCAAGCCACCTCGCCTTGGGCCTGGCCGGAGTGCTGAGGGTCGGTCCGAAGCCCAGCCTGCGCTGGAGTCCAGGCAGGAGCCAGAACCTCCTCAGGACACCGAGGAAGATCCCGGGAGAcctggggctgccgaagcagCTGTGCTCCAATTAGAGAGTGCAGCCTGA